The nucleotide sequence TAGGCAGATCGGTAGGGTATCAGACTAGTTGGGATGCAGATGGCACAATGAAAGTAACCTTTAGTGAAAGACTGGCTGCCGGTACGTATGTGGCTATTCTGGTAGCAAAAGATGGATCTTCTTCTTCACGATTTAAATTTGTAGTTCAGTAGTAAGTTAATTTTAACATAAAGTCTAACAAATCACCCGATTTGGTGTCACTATCTGGCATTGAGTCGGGCGATTTTGTTTTGTCTCGACTAATCTATGATAGACAATTATTGATTTAAGAGAATCCATAAAAAACACAACCCTTCTAGTAAATATTCCAGAAAGGTTGTGTGATGAGAGACAAACACAAAGCATCTATTTTGAGTTTACTTTGCCTTTCGGATATAAATGTTGCCATGCATGTTCTTGGCCATGATTTCAGGCCCCCCTCCATTAATCTTCCCATATGTCCAGTCGTCTACACTGACACGATACATCCCATTCTGACTTGATTTGTCTACTTTGGGCTGAGTTTTATCTACTGCAATATCAAAGTCACTATAAATTTCACCCTGATCTGATTTAAGTTTTACATTAGCTTTTACATTGGATGGTAGTGTTACATCTACTTTACCATTCAATGTCGAAAATGCCATAGGTGTATTTGGGGTAATGTCTTTGAAAATGGCAATAAGTGCCCCATTAACTGTATTAGCAACTGCAGATCCTTCAATATTGGTAAGTTCAATTTTTCCATTAACATTCGTAATTTCCAGCTCACCATTTACATTTTCAACCAGGATATCACCATTGTTAACTGTACTAAGTTTTAGCGAGAATCGTTGCGGCACTTTAATTGTCAGGTCGATAGCTCTTATATGGCTGTTTGTATTTACAGAGATACGATTGCTACGCTCTTCTACTGTCAGTTCCATACTGTTAGTTTTGGCGATTCGACGCATGCCATTAGCACTAACAGCATCATCTTCTTTGTGCTTTTTAGAACCACCAACTGCTCCTTCTATAATCACTTCTTTATTACTATGAGAAGTTACACGGATAGAACCATTTACCAGGCCTACTTCCAGAAATCCAGGTTTATTGGGATCACTGAGAGGAATGACAAGTTGTTCTTTTACTTCATTTTGTGCTGACAATGGCAAGCTTACTGTCAGAAGAAGTAGAAATACAGGAAGAATATATTTTCTGAATAGACCGGATAGATTCATTTCTCGTTGGATTTGGGACGTTTTCATCAGGATTGCTTTTTAATATATATGTTTCCGTTAAATGTTTCAAAAAAGAAAGTTTTACCTCCTTTTCCGACTTTCATAGAGGTGTTTTTAGTAAGTTTATAGATAGTGCTGTTAGCCTTTTTCTCTTCATTCTTAATAATATGAGCTGGTAGCACCTCCACATTTGGAAAGTCTGTGTAAAATTCTCCCTGAAAGCTTTTAAACTCCAGTAAGGCTGATAGTGAAGCTGGGTAAATGATACGAATATCGCCATTGAGTGTATAATAGGAGGATTGTTCAGGGGGGGCACTAATATAATTGATCTCTACATCGCCATTAATTGTACGTACATCTGTGGCTCCCTTTGCATTGGTTAATGTGATAGGTCCATTGACATTATAAGCATGTAGGCTACCTGTGACGTCTTTTATTGCTACATCTCCTTGGTTTACAGTCGATACATGCAGATTCATACTATACGGAACTTTAATCGTGAAGTCGAGTGCATAATGATAGCGAATAGATCGGTTATCACAGCAACAGCAATTACGATTGGGGCGTGAATCATAGGGAGCTGCAATATAGGCTACAATGCTATCCGCATTCTGATCAAACTGGAGCTTAAACTCTTTCTTACCTTGTTCCAGCGTTTGTGCATCCTTGGCTGATAGTTCCTGGTCTACCTCTATCTCGACTTGGCTGCCTGCATAACCTTCTATTCGTATGAATCCGGTTATGTTATAGACTGCCAGTGTAGTTGCTTTGGCTTCTTTTGATAATGTAAATGTTTTGGTCACACGTTCTTTCCATTGCTGGGTTTGGGCAAAGGCATCCCAGTGAGTCTGGCAGAGTAGTAACCCCGCCAGACAAAGCTTGGCAATAGTTTTCATAATTTTAGTAAAAGTTAAAGGTGTGGAGGTTTATGAGAGTTCTTTGATTGTCTGCTGGATCTTACTTTTGACAGTGCCGTCTACATTTTCCTGTTTCAATAACTCACGCAATAGTTCAATAGAGCGTTTCTCCTGTAGTTTGACCATTATATCTGCCAAGGCTACCTGTACCAGTGGTGAATCCTGATGGGCAAGCGACTGTACAAGTCCTTCACGTACCAAAGGATCATCAGCAAGTTCTGCCAATGCTTCCAGTGTAACCAGGCGCACATTGACATTGGAGTCATTGTTAAGTGTTGTCAGTAGTGCTTCAATGACTTTTGTGTCAACTCGCTTAATTTCCTGTGTAAGGCTTACTGCCCGTAGTCGTTCTGAGGCAGAAGGGTTTTCAAGTAATGACAACAACATCATCTGGCGCATTTCCTGCATCTGTACGGATAACGTATCAATCTGATGCTGATACCGGGAAATCTGAGGATCATTGGGTTTGTGTAACCAATATCCGGCTCCCAGGCCAATACTAATAAGCAAAAGACTATATGCCAATCGTGGCATCCATGCGGCTTGCCAGAGCTTTTTTACAAGTTGTAACAGATGGCTAGGTGAGTACGTTTGCTGTTCTTCTACTGTTGTTGCATATGTTTCCAGCATTGTCTCAAATCGTATCTTCATGGTAGGCCCTGGTTTTGGAGCAGGTAGCTGTCCCATTTGCATCCATACCTGTTGCATGGCTTGCCATTCCTGCTGACAGGCGGGACATTGCTTCAAATGGCTTTCAACCTGTGCTTGTTCTTGTGGTAATAATTGGTTTTCAAGCCAGTCAGCTAGTTTTTCCTCTATATCTTTACAATTAGTCATCTTACTGTTCCAGCTTTAAGTAAATATTTTTTAACTGATTCATTGCCCGATGTACTTTCACTTTCACTGCTCCTTCTGTTGTATTCAGGATTCGGGCTATTTCTTCATATTTAAGCTCCTGAAAGCGACTCAATACCAATATTTCACGATATTCTTCCGAAAGTTTTCCCAGTGAATCGTACAAGGTTGTCAGTTCCTGCTCCTTATAAATAGAGTCATCTGCACCAGCTCCACTACTGATTCGGTCAGAATAGTTTTGTACATCTTCATGCAAAACCGATCGCTTGTTTTTCTGACTGTGATCAGCTAATACATTGCGAGCCAGATGGTACATCCATGTTTTAAATTCTCCCTCACCTGTGAATGTATGACGATATTTCAGCATTCGAAAAAACACATTCTGCACCAGATCCTCACTTGCATCATCTTTGCCTGTCATATAATAAAGAAAGCTGAACAGTTTACGATGGTATCGTTCAAAGAGCAATCCCATCTTATTCAGATCGCCAGCTTTTACCTGGAGCATGAGTGAATTATCGGTTAGTGAGTTCAAGTCTGATTCAATGGGTTTTGCGTCTGTTACAATGAGGGAAACTGACCGAACGAAAGAAGGTTACAGTAGAAAATGATTTTTTTATGAAATATTTTTGAGTCGGCTCTAGATCGGACAGTGATATATTTTCGGACATAATTCTTAGATTATTTCCACTAGAACACAAAAACGATTTACTTCAGTTTGATGTCTTTAATTGTTAGAAAAGGAGATTATTAGTTAATTATAGAAAATATTTTCTCAAAGAACTACTTACTCCTGTTTTTGGAACAATCTTTGATGATTGTTTTCAGTAACGATTTGTATATCAGTACATTCCTTCGGGTCAAAATAGATTAGACAGTTTATTATCTGAGAATCTGGATTGTTGTACTGCTAGTGATTAATAGTAAACTGGCATGATAATTTATATTAGTTTTTTGGTGTATGGATTACACTCTTAGAATTTTAAGTACATATAAGGTCATCTGATTAATTAAAATCAATGTGTTTTAAAGTAGATTCTTAATGAGAATAAAACAGGTGATCAGGTAATTTTATCATTGAGAGTTTAATGGATAATATCAGCATAAGCATAGATGCTGAACAGCTTATTTACATCTATGGAAACAATTACACTTGCAATTAATGCGACAGGAACATTTACAAGTATTGCTATAGTTCTGGGAGTACTTTCTCTTATCTATTTTGTAATCTATTACCGTATCCGGCAACAGGTCAGTTCCAATAATAAAGCACGGGTTTGGGCTGGTATCTCTACTATTATTGGTACACCTCTTCTAACTATAATGATTGTAGGAACTACCATGGCCTATTATTATTATGAAGATGTTTTGTCCAGTAAGCCGATGAGTTATAGTTTGTATGATGTGACAGATGATATGATTCGGGAAATGAATCTGGTTGGTAAAACCAAAAAGGAGGTAGTCAATCTCTTAGGGGTAACAGATACAACCCATTCTGAATTAATTTATGACTTTTCCAGAGAAGAAGATCCGGGAGATCAGTCTGTTAAGCAGAAGTTGGGGAAATATATTCTGGTTGTTTCCTGCCAGGGAGATAGAGTGGTAAGTTACCATCGGAAGAAATAAATGACATACTTTACTCTGAGACAGCCTAAAAGTAATCTGTCTCAGAGTTTATTGAGTATTATGAATAGAGTCATGGAACTATACGCCACAGATACATGCCCTCATTCGGACTAGTAAGTGTAGTATCACCAAAAGTGGCTGATTGAATAAAGAGACCTGTAATGTAAGGGTTATTATCCTCATCCAGTGCAATTCCCCTGCCGTGATCCATGTTGGCTCCTCCTGCATTTTTGGCCCACAGAATATTTCCCATAGGATTGTACTTTACTACAAAGATATCTGCAGACCCGTTGGAGGTTAGATCCTTATTTCCAAAAGATATAGTGTTATAAAAATATCCGGTAGCATATACATTTCCAGATAGGTCAGTAGTGATAGCAAATGCATTCTCCTGACTGGCTGTTCCTGCACTAATTGCCCATTGTACCTGTCCTGAAGTAGCATACTTTACCAGAAACATGTCTGCCCATCCATTGGATGTTAGATTTCTATTGTCAAAAGTGATAGTTTTATTAAAAGATCCGGAAATATATACTCCTGAAGATCCATCTAATGCAATGCTGTATCCATAGTCTTCTTCTGTGTTACCGGCACTTTTAGCCCACTGAAACTCTCCGTCAGTTGTGAAACTGGCAATGAAAATATCTTCTTTACCTTTGGAGGTTAGTGTTGTTGATTCAAAGGTTAATGAATATTTGAATATACCGGTAATATACACATTGCCATTATTATCTACTGCAATATCTTTCCCATAAGAAGCGAGTTCATCACCTGCGGTTTTGGCCCATAGAAGTGCCCCTGAAGGAGTGTATTTGGCAATGAAAACAGTGTATCCTGTTGAGGTTAAGGTAATTGTACCAAATGTGGCATTAGTATGAAAGCTTCCGGTTATATAGATGTTTCCTGATTTGTCCAATGCAATACCTTCTGCAGATATACTGCCATCACCAGATGCTTTTTTTGCCCATTGCACATCCCCATCTGCATTGTACTTGGCCACATACATAGCCAGACCTTTGTCGTGGGTTGTCATAGTTGTTGTGCCAAAAGTAATAGAACCAAAGAAGTAACCAGTTATATACGGATTACCAGATAGATCTATAGCTATATCCAATGCAGCCGCTTGACCCGTACATCCTGCAATTTTAGCCCATAACAATTGACCAGTTGAATCATACTTAGCTATAAATATGTCATTGTTTCCTGCTGAACTAAGAACTGTGGTTTGAAAAGTACCAGTTCCATACAAGCTACCAGCAACATATGTATTACCTGATTTATCAACAGCTATAGATTGAGAGTAAATTTCTCCAGTAGCTTTGCTTGCAAAAGATGTAATTGGGTTTACTGGTTCCTGTGGTTTGGGAATAGGAGATGTGGAATCTTTTTTACAGGAAAAGAAAAATAAAGAAATACTAATGAATAGGACATATGCTGCCCATAAATGCTTTTTTTTCATAGCATGAGAGGTTATTACATGAAAAATGACAGTAACAGATACTGTTTTTTAGGAGGGAAAGAGTATGTAAGTACAAGGCTAGTACATTACTCTGCAGACACGCTAAATAGCAGAAAGGTTGTATGGATTGTGAATTTTTTGTTCTTATTATCTTAGCGGTTGAGATTTTGCTGATACTTCTTAAAAGGAGTTTAATCAAGCTAAACGTGAAAAATACGGTATAATTACCGTAAAAACACCCTCTGTTTTTATTTTTTTGGAATGCATATTACAGAAATCTATCACCGTCAGGTAGTCGTATGTATCCTCTATTTAGCGAAATGTTATTATATGCCCAATCTTGACATTATTACAGACAGTAAAGAATCTATTCAGCATTCATTTGACCGGATTGCAACAGATCTTATTCACAACTGGCACTTAAAAGTAAATGATACATTGTACTCATTTACAGAAATTGAGTTTTACTTTTTTATGACAGATATCCACCAGGATACTGCTTCTCGTGAACATAATTATGATAAAGGCTTCTGGCGTTTTCATCAGAAAGGACTTGATATAACTTTTCAGTCACAAGATAATAGTGATGGCGGTATCCTAATCAGAGGGTTGAAAACTCGTACAGAATATATTAATGGACCTGTATTGGTATTGGAGCATATTTTTCGCAAAATGGATTCTATAATTATGTTGAATAAAGAATTTGGGTTAGTGCTCAAACCAGAACCTAGTAATGAGCCTATTTACAAAACCCAGCGTCATGAATTGCCTGATAATCCGGAAAATGAGTTTAAGAAAGAGCTATATCGGTATTTTATCAATCTGGAACATTGGAATAAGCGACATATTAATCCATTAGAAAGAGCACGTATCAGGAAAAGCTCTGTATTAGTGAAAAGTCTATAGTAAACAGGAAGACCAGAAAGATGTAAAACAAATAGCTACTTTTTTGATAGTAAGAGTCTTGTAAATGCATACATAACCTGTAATTTAGCTGTGCCATTTAGTCTGACTTACTTATAACAGACGAAATCAGCTTGTTATTTAAGTATTCCGTATGCTTTTAGATATTACACCGCTTAAACGTTTTAGGGATTATCGTCTGCTTTTTTTTGGTCAGTTGATCTCCTTTTTTGGATCAATGATGACATTTGTTGTTGTACCTGTACAGATGTTTCAACTGACACATTCCAACCTATATGTAGGATTATTAGGGGTATCGGAATTTATACCTATGTTTTTACTGGCATTCGTGGGTGGAGCATTAGCCGATGCTGTGGATCGCCGTAAAATGTTACGTATCACAGAAATCGGACAGACTATTACAATCGGGATTCTACTAGCAAACTCATTATTGCCTAATCCTCAAATCTGGATTTTATTTCTGGTAGTTGCTATTCAAGCCGGACTAGCCGGACTACAACGTCCTTCCTTCGAAGCACTGATTCCTCGAATTGTGCCATCTGAGTATATGACGGCAGTTTCTGCTTTGAATTCACTGCGATTTAATATCGGCGCAATCATTAGTCCTATTGTGGGTGGATTAATTGCTTCTCAGTTTAATGCTTCCTGGGCTTACGCGATTGATCTGGTTACATTTATGGCTTCATTACTGGCTGTATGGATGATCCAGTCTGTTCCACCTCCTGACAATGCTGACCAACCTAATCTTGAATCTATAAAAAAAGGTTTCCGATACGCTATAAGTCGGCAGGAATTGCTGGGTACATACCTGATTGATATCAATGCTATGTTATTTGGTATGCCTAAAGCTTTGTTTCCAGCATTGGCAGTGAGTTTTGGGGCTAATTCTATAGGATTTTTTTATTCTGCTATTGCGGGTGGTGCATTGGTTGCAACCCTGACTTCCGGATGGGCGAAGCATACACATAAACATGGACTATTCATTGTTATTGCAGCAGCCTTATGGGGTGTGGCTATCATCTTTTTTGGTTTATCGTCTAATCTATACTATGCGTTGGTATTTTTAGGCGTAGCCGGATTTTTTGATATGATTAGTGGACTTTTTCGGGGAACTATCTGGAATCAGACAATTCCGGACCATCTGCGTGGACGGCTAGCGGGCATTGAAATGATCAGCTTTATGACAGGACCGATGCTGGGTGATGCAGAAGCCGGGTTAATAGCTTATTGGTTTGATCTGAAGACATCTATTGTTTCCGGAGGAGTTATGACTGTAGTGGGTA is from Xanthocytophaga agilis and encodes:
- a CDS encoding RNA polymerase sigma factor; the encoded protein is MLQVKAGDLNKMGLLFERYHRKLFSFLYYMTGKDDASEDLVQNVFFRMLKYRHTFTGEGEFKTWMYHLARNVLADHSQKNKRSVLHEDVQNYSDRISSGAGADDSIYKEQELTTLYDSLGKLSEEYREILVLSRFQELKYEEIARILNTTEGAVKVKVHRAMNQLKNIYLKLEQ
- a CDS encoding HEAT repeat domain-containing protein — encoded protein: MTNCKDIEEKLADWLENQLLPQEQAQVESHLKQCPACQQEWQAMQQVWMQMGQLPAPKPGPTMKIRFETMLETYATTVEEQQTYSPSHLLQLVKKLWQAAWMPRLAYSLLLISIGLGAGYWLHKPNDPQISRYQHQIDTLSVQMQEMRQMMLLSLLENPSASERLRAVSLTQEIKRVDTKVIEALLTTLNNDSNVNVRLVTLEALAELADDPLVREGLVQSLAHQDSPLVQVALADIMVKLQEKRSIELLRELLKQENVDGTVKSKIQQTIKELS
- a CDS encoding SBBP repeat-containing protein, yielding MKKKHLWAAYVLFISISLFFFSCKKDSTSPIPKPQEPVNPITSFASKATGEIYSQSIAVDKSGNTYVAGSLYGTGTFQTTVLSSAGNNDIFIAKYDSTGQLLWAKIAGCTGQAAALDIAIDLSGNPYITGYFFGSITFGTTTMTTHDKGLAMYVAKYNADGDVQWAKKASGDGSISAEGIALDKSGNIYITGSFHTNATFGTITLTSTGYTVFIAKYTPSGALLWAKTAGDELASYGKDIAVDNNGNVYITGIFKYSLTFESTTLTSKGKEDIFIASFTTDGEFQWAKSAGNTEEDYGYSIALDGSSGVYISGSFNKTITFDNRNLTSNGWADMFLVKYATSGQVQWAISAGTASQENAFAITTDLSGNVYATGYFYNTISFGNKDLTSNGSADIFVVKYNPMGNILWAKNAGGANMDHGRGIALDEDNNPYITGLFIQSATFGDTTLTSPNEGMYLWRIVP
- a CDS encoding MFS transporter, whose translation is MLLDITPLKRFRDYRLLFFGQLISFFGSMMTFVVVPVQMFQLTHSNLYVGLLGVSEFIPMFLLAFVGGALADAVDRRKMLRITEIGQTITIGILLANSLLPNPQIWILFLVVAIQAGLAGLQRPSFEALIPRIVPSEYMTAVSALNSLRFNIGAIISPIVGGLIASQFNASWAYAIDLVTFMASLLAVWMIQSVPPPDNADQPNLESIKKGFRYAISRQELLGTYLIDINAMLFGMPKALFPALAVSFGANSIGFFYSAIAGGALVATLTSGWAKHTHKHGLFIVIAAALWGVAIIFFGLSSNLYYALVFLGVAGFFDMISGLFRGTIWNQTIPDHLRGRLAGIEMISFMTGPMLGDAEAGLIAYWFDLKTSIVSGGVMTVVGTIILALLLPKFVTYDGREGLKRKMEEEEIRQTELSV
- a CDS encoding DUF4097 family beta strand repeat-containing protein; the encoded protein is MKTSQIQREMNLSGLFRKYILPVFLLLLTVSLPLSAQNEVKEQLVIPLSDPNKPGFLEVGLVNGSIRVTSHSNKEVIIEGAVGGSKKHKEDDAVSANGMRRIAKTNSMELTVEERSNRISVNTNSHIRAIDLTIKVPQRFSLKLSTVNNGDILVENVNGELEITNVNGKIELTNIEGSAVANTVNGALIAIFKDITPNTPMAFSTLNGKVDVTLPSNVKANVKLKSDQGEIYSDFDIAVDKTQPKVDKSSQNGMYRVSVDDWTYGKINGGGPEIMAKNMHGNIYIRKAK